CAGAGCGTTTACCATTAATTAAGGCATAACCAGCTACTAAATCGGCTCCGTCTTTAACAGTAGCCACATCTCGGAGCTGTAAATTTTGTACACTACCTTTAAATAGGGGAATGTTTTCGAAATCTTTTACCTTTTTAATGGTATAATTGGTTGGTGTGATATAGTTTTTATCGCCTATCCTCACATTTCCCGAAGGAGCGGTTTGGTTATTTAGCCTAATGGCTTCAACCACTTGGTCTACCGTTAGGTTATGGGAACGCAGAAGTGACGGGTTTACGTTAATTTCTATTGTTCTTGGGCTACCACCAAAAGGGGCGGGAGAAAGCAAGCCAGGTATAGCCGAAAAACTAGGACGTACATAAGTATTGGCCAAATCTTGCAATTCGTTGTTGGTACGGATAGGACTGCTCAGTACCAGCTGCCCTACGGGAAGCGACGAAGCGTCGAAACGGATAACGAATGGCGGTTGCGAACCTGGCGGGAAAATGGCTTGCGCCCTTGTAGATAATGCGCTTAATTCTGCTGCTGCCTGGGCCATATTGGTGCCTTCGTAATAGGTAAGCTTCATGAGCATTAAACCCTGCGTATTTTTGGTTTCGATGCTTTTAATGCCGTTTGCAAAAAGCAGGATGTTAACATATTGTTTACCAAAATAAGCCTCCATTTGGTCGGGTGTGTAACCACCAAAGGGGTGCGCAATATAAATTACCGGAAGGTTCATCTGCGGAAGGATATCAACCTTGATCTGGTTGATGGCCCCTATACCGAAAAAGAACAAGCCAGCCACTAAAACGATGATGGATATGGGTTTGCGGAGTGCGAAACGTATTAAATTCATTTATATAGCCAGATTAAAATTCGTTGATAAATATGTCGTAATTGCCCAATGCAGCCGATTTGAGCAATAAGGCCTGCCAAACATTGGTAAAGGCAATATCCCGGTCGGTTTCTGCACGGTTTAAGGTAAAAAGCGCCTGCGTAAGATCTACCAATGTAGTGAGCCCGTTTCTGTACAGTGTGCTTTTTTGTAGATAAGCATCCGATGCTGCCTTTACCTGGATAGGCGCTTCCCTGTAATTGGCCAAAGCGTTGGCTAATTTAGTTTCTGCAAGTGTTAATTGTGCTTTAAGTTGCTGATCAACAAGGTTGTATTCTTCCTTTAAGCCTTGGCTAATGTATTCCTGTGCACGAACTTGCGGACGGTTTTTTAGCAATGTAGATAGATTCCAGGTCATTCCTATGCCAATCAAATAGTTTCCGCGCGTGGGGTTTATTCCATCGGCATAACTGGTAGAATAAGCAGTTTGATCTAAGGCATAACCAGAACTAAAACCCGAACCTTTACCCTGCATTACCCCAAAAAAGGTAAACGTTGGGTAATATAATTTTTTGAAATAATTAACCTGTTGCTGGCTAACATCAACACGGTTTTGATAAAACTTTAACAGTGGATGTGAGCTTTTGATCACCGTATCTTCGAGCAGATTGCCAGGGATACGGGTAATTGAGGTGGTATCTAGCTCGTAAGAGGTTGCGGTTAATCCCATTAAAACGCCCAAACGGTTGGCTTGTTCCTGTTCCAGGTCTTTGGCTTTTGTTAGTGCGATTTTAGCATTAGAAACTTCGGCTTTTGCTAATGACGAATCTACCCCGGCAATTAATCCGTTTTTGGCTCTGATGACGGCCGTATTTTTAAAAGTAACAGCGCGATCGAGATTTTTCTGTTGCGATTTGCTTAACCTTTGTGCAGCCAGCAAATTTAAATATGCTGCAGAAACACGGATTTCCTGCTGGAATTTTTCCTGTTCCAGGTCGTTTTTATCTCTTTGGTAAGTAGCATCAGCAATTTTAATGCGCTCTTTGATTTTTCCAAAAGTGAAGAAATCCCAGTTTACATTAGCCAGATAGAGTCCGCCAAAGGCGGCATTCCAGTTTTGTTTGCCTAAAGCAGGACCAGAGGAAGCCGTTCCCAAACCACCAAGTCCATATTGTGGTCCGTTTTGGCCGTTAATGGTACCATAATCTTGTTGGGCACTTAAACTGAAGTTTGGTAGATACTCTCTTTTAGCCTGTTGGATAGATAATTTTGATGCATTGGCGTAATCATCTTTGGCCTTAATAGTGCCATAATTGTTTAATGCAGTATTAACAGCTTGCTTAAGGCTAAGCGTTTGTGCACTTACGCCGATGGATAGACTGATAAATAATAGTAACGAAAAATAAAATAAAGATATACGAGACATAGTGTATAATTTACACGGCAAATGTAAATTATGGTCGCAATATCAAAGTATTCAGTTCAAATCAAAAATTATGCGAATCAAATAATAATCGAATTGTTACTTAAGGCATAAAAAGAGGGCAATTCCTGATACTAAAAAATAATAAAGGCTGTATCACAAAAATGAAATTGTCATCCTGGGCCTGTCGAAGGACGGATGGAATTACAAATATGATGCAACCTGTTATTAACAAGGTGTTTATGATTCCTCTGTATAACTTTTAAAATTATCCAGAATGGCCTGCCATCCACCACGTTGCATTTCGATTGGGTTGGTCGATTCTGCATCGAAAGTTTCAGTTATCCTGGTTTGTTCGCTCAGTGCATCAAAAATAATGCTTACTGTTCTGCCATCGTCCATGGTATATTCGATTTTTTTATGCTGATCAACCGTGGTATAGGTTCCGCCGAAATCAAAACTCATACTGCCATCTTTTGCAGCCATGGTGCTTTTAAATTTACCACCAACTTTTAAATCGTTTTCTGAATAAGGGGTATGCCAATCTGGTGAGGCAAATGCCCATTTTGTAATATGGTCTGGGTTATTCCAAAATTCCCAAACTTTTTCTATTGGTGCATTTACTGTTGTTTCTACGGTGATTGATGTTTTATTTTCCATGTTTTAAAGTGTTTAATTTTTTAATAAAGTTATAGGAACTTTAACAACTCAGAAAGAGTAAATACGACAAAATAGGGGGTAGAATACCCTTAATTGATTGTAGGCAGGCAATTTTAGCATGTAGTTTGTTTTTCTTTTATATGAAGAGGTTGTCAGGTTTTCAGTGTAGTCATTTAAGAGATATAGGTTTAGTGATGAAATAAGATCAATCCCTTTTCTTTTTTAAGTCACTCCATTCTCCAATCTCATCTTTTTCAGGTGGTCTTACAAAATCTAAAACCCTGCTCTCTTTAGCCCCAAAAGACTTAAAATTCACTTTTGCTTCTCGCAAAGAGACTGAATTCGGGCCGCCGTCATCATCAATATGCGCCTCTTGATAAAAATCTTTTTGCCAAAAACAAACCGGGCAGATCATTGAAATCGCATCCTTCTCGATTGTATAAAAATCGCAACAAGCACATTTAATTTTATTTTCTGCATTCATTATTATTATCTAAGCCTGCTCAAAGTAGGAAGATAGTAAATTTAGATCAATTAACCTGTCGTTAGTTTTTCTCTATGTGAAGCGCAATTCGGTACTACTATTAAGGTTTCTCCCCGCTTTCTGTTTTACTTCGTGCTCACTGCAATCGGGGCTAGGTGGCTCGGCTTGTAATAAGATTATAGGCTGAAGGCTTAAGCATGATTGAGAAGAGGATTAGAGTTTTTGCAGCAATCTTTGTTCAATAAACCCGGTAGCAACGGTTCCGATCCTTCATCGGAATTAGCGGATAACGGGTCTGCTGTTACCGGAGAGCTGCTGAACGATCGTTTTCAAAAAAAACAAAAGAACCAGCTTTTGCTTACTTATTAACCTTTTCCTTTTACATGAAGATTACAAGCTAGATACTGTAAAAAACTGAACGATCGTTTTAAAGTTTTTCAGCTGTTTAATGAATAGATGAACAGGGTGTCATTATTTTTGGTTTCAATTCGCAGAAATGGCAAACAATATCCAGTTATTTTATAAATTTAGCACCGTATTATAATAATAATTAAAAACTGCTCATGAAAAATAGCTTTTTAATAACCGCCTGTTTGTTTTTGTTTAGCCATGTTTTAAGCGCTGCTGAAGTAGATACCGCTTTAACCTATAGTAAATCGATGAACAAAAATATTAAAGCAGTGGTAATTAAGCCCGATAGCTATAAAACTGGAAAAACTTTTCCGGTGGTTTACCTACTCCACGGCGCAGGAGGTAACTATGCAGAATGGGCCAGAAAAGTACCGGCGATTAAAAACCTTGTCGATCAATATCAATTTATTGTGGTATGCCCTGATGGTAATGTAACCAGCTGGTATTTCGATAGTCCGGTAGATGCTAAATGGAAATATGAAACCTATGTGGCTAAAGAGTTGGTGAGCTATATTGATGAACATTATAAAACGATTGCTGAAAAAAGGGGGAGAGGTATTACGGGTTTGAGTATGGGCGGCCATGGTGCATTATACCTGGCTATTAAACACCAGGATGTGTATGGGGCTGTAGGCAGCATGAGTGGCGGTGTAGACATTAAACCTTTTCCGAACGGCTGGGATATCTCAAAAAGATTAGGTACACAGGACGAATTTCCGGAGCGCTGGAAACAGAACAGTGTAATTGATATGATTTACCTGATTAAACCCGGATCGCTGGCCATTGCTTTTGAATGTGGCGTAGACGACTTTTTCTATAAAATGAATGTACGCCTGCATGATGAGCTGTTGTATAACAATATTCCGCACGATTTTACCACCAGGCCCGGTGTACACAACTGGGATTATTGGGCGAATGCCATTAAGTTTCAAAGCGTTTTTTTTGATAATTATTTTAACCGTAAACCTTAGAATTGGGTATTGGCTACTGGTTTAAGTAGTTATTCTCTTTTTCTTGTTGATAAACAGTGATTTATAAAACTGACTAAAAATTGAAATTTTGATCTGTGGTCGAAATCATACATTTTGAATTAAAATTGATACGCGATTTACCCTAAAAATTAACTTTTAGATTACATACAAAATAAAGACTTACCATATTTTTGGCCGTTCTCGAAATCTTATTTATAAAACAGGAAACGAAGATTTAAAACCAAAAATGAAATACTTAGTCAAAGAAATCAGTGACGGAAACTGCGATATCACGTTATTGCCAGAAAACCTGAATGATAGGAATCTTTTAGCCGAAACAACGAAAAACCTTCAGCACGATTACCAAGAAACGATCCAATCGCATTACGAACATGCATTGAAAAATGAAGTTCATGGCAATGCTGCATTTGTTTCCTTAAATAAAGAAGAAAGCAATTATCCGAAAAGAGTAAATGTAAATTACCAGATTATGCTAAGTTAAGTAGATCATTTTCTGGCCAAAAAACCGTCTAAAGGGAAAAATAAGCCTGGGCATTGGCTTTAAGAAAATTTATCCACCAGGTTACTCAAATAAAAGGGACTATTCGATTTTTTTCGGGCAGTCTCTTTTTTATTTTACGGCTATTTAGTTTACAAATGATTTGCGTGCGCCGCAAGATAATCTGAAAGGTACTTAAAGCATTTAAGTAAAAATTTTAAACCTAGCATGATTTTACACGTTTTGGGTTAAAATACGGTGATCTTGTGTTAAAATACGAGTGCTTTAATCTAGAGATAGTATATATTTTTAATAAGCGTTGTTTATACGTTTATCAGATGCTTATTGACGCTTAGGTGAGAACAAATATCACTAACCATTAACCAAATAAAACTAATATGAGTAACAGTCGAATCCTCTATAGGCAAACACCTATTTAAAAGTTAGCACTATCATTTTTCAGATAAGGGATATGTTTAAACAGAAATGGTTTAAGATTTCATCTTATGCCATATTTCTTTGCTTATTTTAATAAACGTTGTTTTGACGTTTATGATTAATCTTGAAAAGGAAAGGGAATGTTATGCCCATTTAAAACCATCTAAAAACTATTAAACCAAATATATTATGAGCAACAAACAAGGGTTAAATCCAAAAATTCGTAATCTGCCTGATTTACTGACCGGGTCTCTCAAAATAATGATATCATCAGTTATGAACAGACAGCAAAAAATGAAGAAAATTAAATCCGGTTTTAACAGTAGGGGATTAGCAAAATACATGATGCTTTTTCTCACCTTTTTAAGTATTAATACCATGGCCCAGAATTCAATAACGGTTAAGGGTATTGTTAGAGATACGACAAGCGGACTCCCCGGTGCCGTGATCAAAATTGTAGGGGCTGCGAATCAAGGAATCGCTACAGACAATTTTGGCCGATTCGAAATTAAGGCTGCGAAGTCGGCTACGCTCGCCATTACCTGTATAGGATTCAAGCCAAGGCAAATTTCACTTGCTTCAAAATCAGTCGATGCAGGCAATGTGATTACTTTGGACATCAAGCTTGAAAGTGCTACCACTGAGTTACAGGAAGTTGCAGTAACCGGATTTGGTAATACCCAAAAAAAAGCGAGTATGGTTAGTTCAATCACAACGGTAAATGTGAAGGATTTAAAAACCCCTTCATCGAACTTGACTAATGCTCTTGCCGGGCGTATTGCCGGCGTGATTGCTTTCCAGAATAGTGGCGAGCCGGGAATGGGCACTGATAACTCGACCTTCTATATCCGGGGTTTATCTACGTTTGGCTCAGGCAAAAGAGATCCGCTCATTTTAATTGATGGGGTGGAATCATCGGCTACCGATATGGCACGCCTACAGCCAGATGATATCTCAGATTTCTCAGTACTGAAAGATGCTGCGGCCTCGTCAGTTTACGGTGCAAGAGGAGCAAATGGGGTTGTCCTTATTAATACCAAATTGGGAATGAACGCAAAGCCCCAGTTTAATTTCAGGGTAGAGAATAGAATATCAAGGAATACCCGGGATTATGAGTTTGCAGACAATATCACCTATATGAAAATGGCAAATGAAGCTTCAATAACACGTACGCCAAATGGAATTGAGCCCTATTCCCAAAATAAAATTAACAGTACAGCAGCCGGTGAAGATCCATATCTGTACCCGAATAATAACTGGTTAGATCAGCTTATCAAAAAGCAAACGGTTAACCAGGGCTACAACTTGAATATATCAGGTGGCACTAACCGTGCCAGGTACTACATTGCTGGTACCTTAAACCAGGATAACGGTAATTTAAGAGTGAACCCGATTAATAATTTTAATAATAATATTCGCCTGAACAACTATTCAATTAGGACGAATATAGATCTTGATCTCACCAAATCAACCGTATTAGTTATTCGTATGTATGGCCAGTTTGATGACTATCAGGGGCCGATCGGTGGGTTTGATGGTTCAAGGCGTATCTCTGGCGGTGAGCAAACTTTTAGAAATGCATTAAACGCAAATCCGGTCATGTTCCCGGCTGTGTATCCATCAGGCAAATTGCCTTTCATTGAGCATCCACTTTTTGGTTCTGCTCAGACACGTAATACCGACCTGAGCCTAAGTTCTACCTTGTATACCAATCCTTATGCGGAGATGGTAAAAGGATATCAGGTTTATAAAACCTCGAACCTACAGCCTCAGCTGGAATTAAAACAGGACTTGGCGGCTTTAACAACGGGCTTAAGTGCACGGGCAATGGGGTATTTACGGAGAACTTCCTTTTACAGGGTAAATAGAAATTACGATCCATTTTTTTATTCTGCAGTGATTAATGCTCAGGATCAATCCTATAATTTAACCGCATTAAACGATGGTGGACAAAATTCGATAGGTACCGTTGGAACAGAAGTACTAAATTTTACCAGAGATGCAAAAGATATTGACTCAAGGATGTGGCTGGAAGGTTCGGTTAATTATAACAGGACTTTTAACAATAAACATGCGGTTGGGGGGATGCTTGTTTCTTATCTTTCAAATTATGAAAATGCCAATGTTGACGAGCTGGTTCAGTCTTTACCTTCGAGAAATGCAGGTATTTCAGGAAGGTTCTCTTATGGGTACGATGATAGATATCTTGCGGAATTTAACTTCGGTTATAATGGATCTGAGCGTTTTGATACGCGTAACCGATGGGGTTTCTTTCCTTCGGTCGGTGTTGGCTACAGGATTTCGAATGAAAAGTTTTTCGCACCGCTGAGGGGTGTGATCTCTAATCTTAAATTTAGGGCTACATATGGTGTTGCAGGAAATGATGCCATTGGAAACGTAAATGACCGTTTCTTTTATATGTCGCGGGTAAGTTTAAACGACAATGGTTATGGCGCCTCTTTTGGCAGAAACGATGGAGCCCCATTATATAGCCGTCCTGGTGTTTCCATCTCCAGATATGCGAATGCTGATATTTCCTGGGAGAGATCGACGCAGTTGAATATTGGAATGGATTTGACCGTAGGAAAAGGAATTGATGTAGTTGTGGATGTTTACAAGCAAAAACGAACTAACATTTTGCAGCCTGTTGCAAATATTGATAATGCAGCAGGCCTGATGGCAACAACTTTTTCTAATTTTGGAGAAGGTACATCAAAAGGTGTAGATATGTCTGGAAGCTATAGGGCAAATATTTCCCGTGATTTTTCGATCAATGCCAGGGGTACTTTTACTTATGCTACAACTAAGATCGGTAAGATTGATGAACTTCCTTACCCCGCATCACTATCTTATTTATCCAGAAAAGGAGCCGCATTTAATCAAGCCTATGGATATATTGCTGAACGGCTGTTTATTGACGATGAAGAAGTCGCTAATTCACCCGTTCAGTTTGGCGATCGTGGTCTCAGGGCAGGTGATATTAAATATAGGGATATAAATGGCGATGGGGTTATCAATACTGATGATCAGGTTGCACTTGGTTACCCTACAGAACCAGAAATTACTTATGGTTTCGGATCAAGTTTTAGGTATAAGAAATTTGATTTTAGTTTTTATTTCCAGGGATCGGCTCGCTTTTCGTTTTTCATAAACTCGAACCAAATTCAGCCATTTTATCAAAATGGTGGTTATCAGACAGGTTTGCTAAAGGCAGTTGCGGATAATTATTGGACGGAGACAAATCCTAATCTTTATGCCTTTTGGCCAAGATTAAGCACCTGGAGGGTGCCGAGCAATAACGTCACATCAACCTGGTGGATGAGGAATGGCAATTTCCTTAGGTTAAAAAATGTGGAATTTGGATATACCTCAGAGATTAAAAAACTGAATGTGAGAAGTATCCGCTTTTATTTGTCGGCAACTAACCTTTTCATATTAAGCAAGTTCAAAATGTGGGATGCAGAAATGCGTGGTAATGGAATGAATTATCCGCTCCAATCGCTTTATAACCTAGGCTTACAGGTGAGTTTATAATATAATATCTAATGGAAATGAATAAGAAAAAAATACTTGCACTAGCTGTCGTTTTCACAGTCTTGTGTAGCATAACATCCTGCAAAAAGTATCTGGACATTGTTCCAGACAACGTTGCTGTGATCGAAAATGCATTCAAACTTCGTATCGAAGCTGAAAAATATCTCTTTACCTGTTATTCTTACTTACCCAAAAATGGAGATGGCTGGTTCAATGCCGGAATGATGTCTGGTGATGAAATCTGGTTGCCTCAAGCAGACCGCGCACATTGGCATCCAGCCTTTCAGATAGCCCAAGGAGAGCAAAATAGAAGCAGGCCCTTATTTAATGAATGGGGTGGAGACTTAAAAGGAGGGGATGGAAGATATAATTACCTCATGATGTTCAGGGCCATTCGCCATTGCAACATCTTTCTTCAAAACATCAAAGACCCAACAAAAGCGCCTGATCTGGGAATAGCTGAACGGGAAAGATGGATAGGAGAAGTAGAGTTTTTGAAAGCCTATTATCACTATTACCTGATGAGGATGTATGGCCCTATACCGCTTATTGATATAAATGCACCAGAATCTTCAGATCCTGAAGGGCTTTATTATAAACGCGCCCCAATAGATGAGACTGTAAATTATCTATCTGCACTTTTAGATGCGGCAACTGAAAAGCTACCACAACGAATTTCTGATGAGAATAAAGAGTTGGGTAGAATAACCAAACCCATTGCTCTTGCTGTTAAGGCAAAACTTCTTTTGATGGCAGCAAGTCCGCTATTTAATGGGAATTCGGATTATGCAGGCTTTAAGGATAAAGATAATACGACATTTTTCAATCCGGTATTCGATCTTAAAAAATGGGAAAAGGCAAGGGATGCAGCCAAAGCAGCAATAGCGTCTGCGGAGCTAAATGGCAGTGCCCTTTATACTTATACTAATGATTCATATGGCTTAAGCCCAGAAACAAAAACTCAATTGAACATCCGCAATTCGGTAACCACCAGATGGAGTGCTGAGCACGTTTGGGCACTTTCAAACAGTTATTTTGTGAATGAGGCTCTTTGTATGCCACCAATGGCAGGCATCGCAAATGTAGATAGGTTCCAGTTACAAGGTGTTTGGGGAGCTCCGTTGAAAATTGCGAAAATGTTCTACAGCAAAAACGGTGTACCTATTGATGAAGATAAAACGCTGGATTTTGCTAATTATATGCAAACCAGAGTAGCAACTACCGCTGAACGTTTTACAATTGAACCTGGATTTGCAACCGCAAGACTTAATTATGACCGTGAACCAAGGTTTTATGCTGATCTGGGCTTCGATGGAAGCAAATGGTACATGAAGGATGCCACCAGCACAAGTAGCGACATAAACTCGGTATACGTCCAATCAAAAAATGCAGAACGATCTGGATTTGGTCATTTTACCAATTGGAATGAGACTGGTTATTTTATTAAAAAACTCGTTCATTGGGAGTCAACTACGAACACCAACAATGCCCCAAGTTGGAAGACCTATCCTTGGCCGGAAATAAGACTGGCTGATCTCTATTTGATGTACGCTGAGACTTTGAATGAAGTGGAACCCGGTTCAGCTACTGCAATCAGCTATGTGGACCGCGTGAGAACCAGGGCAGGATTAAAAGGTGTCGTAGAATCATGGACAAATTATTCCAAGAGCCCATCTAAGTATACCAGCCAGGCTGGGCTTCGAGAAATTATCCGTAGAGAACGCCTGATCGAACTGGCCTTCGAAGGTCAGCGGTTTTGGGATCTCCGTAGATGGAAACTATCTGGCGAGGAGCTAAATAAAGATATCACCGGACTAAGTGTTTTGGGTAAGACAACTGAGAGTTATAACATCGAACGGACTATTTTCAGCCAAACATTTATAGCGCCCAGGGATTATTTTTGGCCGATTGGAGACAATGAAATCAGAAAGAACCCAAAACTGGTAGAGAACCCTGGATGGTAGTATTTATTTTAAAGATAAAAATCATGAAATCAAAGAAAATAATAAATTACTTATTGCTGTTTACATTGGTATCCGCACTGTTTTCCTGTAAAGAGGAAGAACTTGGTGGGCCCACAACGCATGACGGAGCTGTTCCTCAAATGGTAAGCAACATTCAGGTTGAAAATCTGAGTGGTAAAGCGAGAATTACCTATAAACTGCCAAATGACAAGAATTTATTATATGTCAAAGCAGTTTTTAAGTTAGCCAACGGAACTAATTTTGAAGCCAAATCATCCTTTTATAAAGATACCGTTGTAGTTGAAGGATTTGCTGATACCCTGGAGCATCAGGTCTCACTGTATTCTGTGAGTAGGAGCGAGGTACTTTCGCAACCAACTATCGTAAAAGTAAAACCTCTTGAAGCCCCATTCCGGAAAGTATTTAAGAGCATCCAGGTTATCAATGCCTTTGGTGGATATAATCTGGCGGCTACAAATCCAACACGTGATAATATTTCGATAATGGTAATGAAGAAGAATGTTTTTAAGCAGTTTGAAGTGGACAATTTCAGGAGCATATTTACCCGTACCGACGTAATTTTATCTAAAATTAGAGGGCTTGATACCGCAAGGCAGGAATTGGCAATTTTTGTTAAAGACAAATGGGGGAACAGTTCTGATACACTTTACAAAACAATAAATCCGATATTTGAAGCTAAACTTAATCCTTCACTTTTCCGGGCTTTGGTATTACCTGGCGATGCTCCACAGGTTACTAATGGCGCCGCATTGGTTTATGCCTGGGATGGTAGGCTCGGATGGCCTTATACAAGTTTTACCCATCAGATTAATGGCGGTAACGGGCCACATATGATCAGCTTTGATACTGGTGTTTCGGCAAAATTAAGCCGTGTCTGGATTCGCCCCTTCCCTGAAGGAACAAGGTATTACTACCTCTCTACAATGAAAAGGTTCGAAATATACGGTTCTAGTAATCCAAATCTAAACGGAGCTTTAGACTCAAGCTGGATTCTTTTGGGTAGCTACGAAGTGAAAAAACCTTCTGGACTGCCTTATGGAAATGATAATGCAGAAGATCAGGCCACTGCAGCGGCTGGTTTTAGTTGGGATATTGATCTGACTGCGCCTAAAGTGCGCTATCTAAGGGTCAGATGTCTGGAGAACTGGGCAGGCGGAACCGCACAAAGTATCAATGAAATAGAGGTTTATGGTGCAGTACAATAAACAATTTGATTCATTAATTAGAATTAAGGAGATGAAAAATAAAATAAAGAAAACCATCCTCATGTCTTTCGTGGCAGCACTGCTGTTTGGTTGCTCTAAGTCAGACGATTATAAAAAATATCTGGAAGGAGGGGATATCCTTTACTCGGGTAAGTTGGATTCTGTTAAAATTAACCCGGGCAACAATCGTGTACAGTTAACCGGTCTTTTAAAAGCCGATCCAAAAATCAATAAGATTAAAATCTTTTGGAATGATAAAAAAGATTCAATTGAGTATCCCGTAAATATGAATACAGATCCCAGGAGATTCACCAAAATATTTAATGTGGAAGAAGGGATACGAAGTTTTTTAGTGTATACTTTCGATGTTGATGGAAATCGATCCATTGCTGTTAATGCAGTAGGGAGGGTTTATGGCCCACGTTACGCTGCATCTTTGAACAATCGGGTAATTGGCAGCGCAACCCAAGTTAATGGCGAAACTGTTATCGATTGGCTAACCATTGATCTCTCGGCTGGGCCTTTCGCTACCGAAATCCAGTATATTTCTACAACCGGATTAAAAACGCTAAGAGTGCCAATAGCCACAGAACGCACCAAATTGAACGACCTTGCAAGCACAGCATCTACAATTAGTACCAGGACACTTTATCTGCCTACTAAATCAAGTATAGACACTTTTTACACGGAGTTTGCTCAGGTTGGTGTTTTAAAGGATGTTACTGCTCAATACATGTCAAACACCAACATACCCTTTACAACCAGCGTGAAGGGAGACAGATGGGGGATTCCAACTGGTTGGACAACCAATGATGCTGTGCGGAATTTCAGGCAGGCAGCTGGTGTATTTTACGGTGGGGTAGATGCTTGGTTTGGCGGCCCTCAACTGGCCATGGAAGCAGGATGGTCAGCAGATAATATGGCTACAATTACTGATGGCAAAATTTATCAAAGTCCTATTTTACCTGCTGGGCTATATACCCTCGAAATAGATATCCCTGATTGTACCGCAGGGGGAGACTTCTATACTGTGGCGGCCGAAGGAGATGGCATACCCAATACGGGCAACATCGCATCTTCATTGGCGTATGCCAAGACGAATGCAAAAGGTACACATAAGATTACCTTTACATTGACTACCGAAAAGAAGGTGTCGCTAGGTTTTGTTGGCAATGTTCAAAATAAAGGAGCTGGAGATGGTACATTCTGGAGAATTAGCCAGGTACGACTGAAATATTTGCCCAAAACCAATTAATCTAGTTTTTAATTGAGCGCCAGAATGTGTCTGGCGCTCTTTTTTAGCTTCTTTGATTTTTTTGGTTTAT
The nucleotide sequence above comes from Pedobacter riviphilus. Encoded proteins:
- a CDS encoding RagB/SusD family nutrient uptake outer membrane protein — protein: MNKKKILALAVVFTVLCSITSCKKYLDIVPDNVAVIENAFKLRIEAEKYLFTCYSYLPKNGDGWFNAGMMSGDEIWLPQADRAHWHPAFQIAQGEQNRSRPLFNEWGGDLKGGDGRYNYLMMFRAIRHCNIFLQNIKDPTKAPDLGIAERERWIGEVEFLKAYYHYYLMRMYGPIPLIDINAPESSDPEGLYYKRAPIDETVNYLSALLDAATEKLPQRISDENKELGRITKPIALAVKAKLLLMAASPLFNGNSDYAGFKDKDNTTFFNPVFDLKKWEKARDAAKAAIASAELNGSALYTYTNDSYGLSPETKTQLNIRNSVTTRWSAEHVWALSNSYFVNEALCMPPMAGIANVDRFQLQGVWGAPLKIAKMFYSKNGVPIDEDKTLDFANYMQTRVATTAERFTIEPGFATARLNYDREPRFYADLGFDGSKWYMKDATSTSSDINSVYVQSKNAERSGFGHFTNWNETGYFIKKLVHWESTTNTNNAPSWKTYPWPEIRLADLYLMYAETLNEVEPGSATAISYVDRVRTRAGLKGVVESWTNYSKSPSKYTSQAGLREIIRRERLIELAFEGQRFWDLRRWKLSGEELNKDITGLSVLGKTTESYNIERTIFSQTFIAPRDYFWPIGDNEIRKNPKLVENPGW
- a CDS encoding DUF4959 domain-containing protein — translated: MKSKKIINYLLLFTLVSALFSCKEEELGGPTTHDGAVPQMVSNIQVENLSGKARITYKLPNDKNLLYVKAVFKLANGTNFEAKSSFYKDTVVVEGFADTLEHQVSLYSVSRSEVLSQPTIVKVKPLEAPFRKVFKSIQVINAFGGYNLAATNPTRDNISIMVMKKNVFKQFEVDNFRSIFTRTDVILSKIRGLDTARQELAIFVKDKWGNSSDTLYKTINPIFEAKLNPSLFRALVLPGDAPQVTNGAALVYAWDGRLGWPYTSFTHQINGGNGPHMISFDTGVSAKLSRVWIRPFPEGTRYYYLSTMKRFEIYGSSNPNLNGALDSSWILLGSYEVKKPSGLPYGNDNAEDQATAAAGFSWDIDLTAPKVRYLRVRCLENWAGGTAQSINEIEVYGAVQ
- a CDS encoding DUF4998 domain-containing protein → MKNKIKKTILMSFVAALLFGCSKSDDYKKYLEGGDILYSGKLDSVKINPGNNRVQLTGLLKADPKINKIKIFWNDKKDSIEYPVNMNTDPRRFTKIFNVEEGIRSFLVYTFDVDGNRSIAVNAVGRVYGPRYAASLNNRVIGSATQVNGETVIDWLTIDLSAGPFATEIQYISTTGLKTLRVPIATERTKLNDLASTASTISTRTLYLPTKSSIDTFYTEFAQVGVLKDVTAQYMSNTNIPFTTSVKGDRWGIPTGWTTNDAVRNFRQAAGVFYGGVDAWFGGPQLAMEAGWSADNMATITDGKIYQSPILPAGLYTLEIDIPDCTAGGDFYTVAAEGDGIPNTGNIASSLAYAKTNAKGTHKITFTLTTEKKVSLGFVGNVQNKGAGDGTFWRISQVRLKYLPKTN